One genomic segment of Phalacrocorax aristotelis unplaced genomic scaffold, bGulAri2.1 scaffold_85, whole genome shotgun sequence includes these proteins:
- the LOC142051037 gene encoding maestro heat-like repeat-containing protein family member 2B — MLLPSYFKLVAAGALRRSFPPSSFQVPEVLHILHSCMQTMRQSTHRPLLLQAVRLLARFHHEPVVDSLLQKRLPVDRDAMELWRTLGRSVLGVQVLKYLTQKLEAAGENNPGPHSSAHQPDHSQAALESLTLPRAISEVVFVLPTEERVRRLLPRLLPGLLGEVSKVLGEEMLLPPLRCRRGLFLNVPRSEDKPCSPYREALELVLSRCMEKRWLLLLRRQGAWAFLENPRAHADGVCLLTSVLLRNQLVSRGVIWALSQWLNSRSDNLQLTATAFFAELMKDPPMMEKKFLESVLGVLVERSQHGISAVRQMAARGLGNAVRRAPEEVRRHKEAILEALQRGLRDTTCPEVAAESMLVLAEVVRKLKAEGLGSAFKDVARSTKMFFEAEPEVLRSSAFSLYAALASSASGKRSFFAREVAETWVSLLLHLRDPDPEVSNARAPTSHLQSRSKP, encoded by the exons ATGCTGCTGCCCTCCTATTTCAAGTTGGTGGCGGCAGGGGCATTGCGGCGTTCTTTCCCACCTTCTTCCTTTCAGGTGCCAGAAGTCCTGCACATCCTCCACAGCTGCATGCAGACCATGCGACAGAGCACCCACAGgcccctcctgctccaggcGGTGCGTCTCCTGGCCCGCTTTCACCATGAGCCCGTGGTGGACAGCCTCCTCCAGAAGCGGCTGCCCGTGGACAG GGACGCGATGGAGCTGTGGAGGACCTTGGGGAGAAGCGTCCTGGGGGTTCAGGTCCTGAAGTACTTAACACAGAAATTAGAGGCAGCGGGAGAGAACAACCCTGGGCCCCACTCCTCCGCTCACCAACCGGaccacagccaggctgctctggaGTCCCTCACG CTCCCCCGTGCCATCTCCGAGGTGGTGTTCGTGCTGCCAACCGAGGAAAGGGTCCGGCGCCTGCTTCCCCGCCTCCTTCCAGGCCTCCTGGGTGAGGTCAGCaaggtgctgggggaggagatGCTGCTCCCCCCTTTGAGATGCCGGAGGGGACTCTTCCTCAATGTACCGAGAAGTGAGGACAAGCCGTGCAG CCCTTACCGTGAGGCTCTAGAGCTGGTGCTGAGCAGATGCATGGAGAagaggtggctgctgctgctacgGAGGCAGGGAGCGTGGGCATTTCTCGAAAACCCGCGGGCTCATGCCGATGGTGTGTGCCTCCTGACGAG CGTCCTGCTTCGCAACCAGCTCGTCTCAAGGGGAGTGATATGGGCCCTTTCCCAGTGGCTGAACTCCCGCTCGGATAACCTGCAGCTCACGGCAACGGCTTTCTTTGCTGAG CTGATGAAGGACCCCCCGATGATGGAGAAGAAGTTCCTGGAGAGTGTCCTAGGCGTCTTGGTGGAGAGATCACAGCACGGAATCAGCGCTGTGCGGCAGATGGCAGCGAGAGGCCTGGGCAATGCAGTCAGGAGAGCACCCGAGGAG GTGCGAAGGCACAAGGAGGCCATTCTGGAGGCGCTGCAGAGGGGCCTGAGGGACACCACCTGTCCCGAGGTGGCTGCTGAGAGCATGCTGGTGCTGGCTGAGGTGGTGAGGAAGCTGAAGGCAGAGGGCTTGGGGTCTGCCTTCAAAGACGTCGCCAGGTCCACCAAGATGTTCTTTGAGGCT GAGCCAGAGGTCCTTCGCTCCTCGGCCTTCAGCCTCTACGCCGCCCTGGCCTCCTCCGCCTCAGGGAAGAGATCATTCTTCGCCAGGGAAGTGGCGGAAACCTGGGTCAGCCTTCTCTTGCACCTCCGGGATCCTGACCCTGAAGTCTCCAATGCAAGAGCCCCCACATCTCATTTGCAAAGCCGTAGCAAGCCGTAG